One stretch of Candidatus Bathyarchaeia archaeon DNA includes these proteins:
- a CDS encoding dienelactone hydrolase family protein yields MQKTKSEGDKLRSVHAGKTDVEIPVGNEFIRGTLTIPQNAKAIVVFAHGSGSGRFSPRNTYVAQLINTADVATLLIDLLTANEAEQDEYTGEYRFDVQKLAGRLLDATQWLKCNSQTQTLRMGYFGASTGAAAALIASAQVPVEVKAVVSRGGRPDLAKESLTKVRVPTLLIVGGKDTEVLRLNQEALRLISAEKKLEVISGATHLFEEPGKLEEAAALALDWFKKYL; encoded by the coding sequence GTGCAGAAAACAAAAAGCGAAGGTGACAAATTGAGGTCGGTTCATGCTGGCAAAACCGATGTTGAGATTCCTGTAGGGAACGAATTCATAAGGGGAACCCTCACAATTCCTCAAAATGCAAAAGCCATTGTAGTTTTTGCACATGGAAGTGGTAGCGGCAGGTTTAGCCCGCGGAACACGTATGTCGCGCAGTTGATTAACACAGCTGATGTAGCGACGCTGTTGATTGATTTGTTAACAGCAAACGAAGCTGAACAAGACGAATACACAGGCGAGTACCGTTTTGATGTGCAAAAACTTGCAGGGCGCCTTCTGGACGCGACACAATGGCTAAAATGCAACTCTCAAACCCAAACCCTGAGAATGGGTTATTTTGGAGCCAGCACCGGAGCCGCCGCAGCCTTAATTGCATCTGCACAAGTTCCTGTGGAAGTTAAAGCGGTAGTTTCCCGAGGCGGAAGACCCGACTTAGCCAAAGAAAGCCTCACCAAAGTTAGGGTGCCAACCTTGCTTATTGTTGGGGGAAAAGACACCGAAGTTCTCAGGTTGAATCAAGAAGCCCTCAGGCTCATTTCTGCAGAAAAGAAACTGGAGGTGATTTCTGGGGCAACACACCTGTTTGAGGAACCTGGAAAACTCGAGGAAGCCGCCGCGTTAGCTCTGGACTGGTTTAAAAAATACCTCTAA
- a CDS encoding tyrosine-type recombinase/integrase — protein sequence MLKQRKQKNGRTTNKEQFQQTFGKPIQEYESIKRAVTALSEETKENYYWQLSAFFLFLGEDPDTVFSNRKSDLFSGIPENEERYERQVKLYAKHLLAKGYTGRSTQGVIGRIQGFFANNSKRLALDLKNEIKLPKARRHRKYSPENSEVRELLDHADCARDKFIIAIMYQNGFVPVDIAALNVGDYPSEPWQYFERSRSKTGEVIRGVSMPDVCSALNAYMKIRGEEAGPLLLGREGPLNNKAVTQVVSCIIQNVPKLHEVKGFKPTNLRDAFEDSLKAAGIYPKTKEAMMGHASSIEMEYGGYKQMMDSFVDAAKKVYAFLRLTDVAQTEYDEKVKEELEELSAKVAEKDQVIESLVRTGVELKEKMQKIESSKEGIEVLLKRVIELEKKLEEKK from the coding sequence ATGCTGAAGCAACGAAAACAGAAAAACGGCCGCACCACCAACAAAGAACAATTCCAGCAAACCTTCGGCAAACCTATACAAGAATATGAATCAATCAAACGCGCAGTAACCGCGTTAAGCGAAGAAACCAAAGAAAACTATTACTGGCAACTATCCGCGTTCTTCCTATTTCTAGGCGAAGACCCCGACACCGTCTTCAGCAACCGCAAATCTGACTTGTTCAGCGGCATCCCAGAAAACGAGGAACGCTATGAACGCCAAGTCAAACTGTACGCCAAGCACCTTTTAGCCAAAGGCTACACGGGTAGAAGCACCCAAGGGGTAATAGGTAGAATACAGGGGTTCTTTGCCAACAACTCTAAACGTTTAGCCTTAGACTTGAAGAACGAAATTAAGCTCCCAAAGGCTAGAAGACACAGAAAATATTCCCCTGAAAACAGTGAAGTCCGCGAGTTACTTGATCATGCGGATTGTGCAAGAGACAAATTCATCATCGCCATCATGTACCAGAATGGCTTTGTCCCCGTTGACATAGCAGCTCTAAACGTTGGCGATTACCCTTCTGAGCCGTGGCAGTATTTTGAGCGCAGCCGTTCAAAAACAGGCGAAGTCATCAGAGGCGTGTCTATGCCGGATGTTTGCAGCGCATTAAACGCATACATGAAGATTAGGGGAGAAGAAGCGGGTCCGTTGCTTCTTGGCAGAGAGGGACCCTTAAATAACAAGGCAGTTACGCAAGTTGTAAGCTGCATCATTCAGAACGTCCCCAAACTACATGAAGTAAAGGGGTTTAAGCCAACTAATCTTCGTGACGCTTTTGAAGATTCTTTGAAGGCCGCTGGTATTTATCCTAAAACCAAAGAGGCAATGATGGGGCACGCCAGCAGTATAGAGATGGAGTATGGCGGCTACAAGCAGATGATGGACAGTTTTGTTGACGCCGCCAAAAAAGTCTATGCGTTCTTACGGTTAACTGACGTTGCTCAAACCGAATATGACGAAAAAGTAAAGGAAGAACTTGAGGAATTATCGGCTAAGGTAGCGGAGAAAGACCAGGTCATTGAATCGCTTGTTAGAACTGGTGTGGAGCTTAAAGAGAAAATGCAGAAAATAGAGAGCTCCAAAGAAGGCATTGAAGTTTTGCTTAAACGAGTTATTGAACTTGAGAAGAAACTTGAAGAGAAGAAATAG
- a CDS encoding flavin reductase family protein, producing MSAGKLEVNSQYAYRLLHPMHTVLVSCVGKAGKPNITTVAWAMPTSNKPPLVAISLSPQRHSHTLISESKEFVINIPTLELLQSVYACGSFSGRSFDKFKKADLTPIPARKVKAPAIKECIAHLECTVDSQVTTGDHTVFVGLVEAAYANPGVFTERYSLENAKMLYHAGGNNFAVLDPKMYKP from the coding sequence ATGTCAGCAGGTAAACTGGAAGTTAACTCTCAGTACGCCTATCGGCTTCTTCACCCTATGCATACCGTTCTCGTCTCATGCGTAGGTAAAGCTGGCAAACCCAACATCACCACAGTTGCTTGGGCGATGCCAACCAGCAACAAGCCCCCACTGGTCGCCATAAGCCTCTCACCTCAACGACACAGCCACACGCTAATCAGCGAATCAAAGGAATTTGTTATCAACATTCCCACGCTTGAACTGCTGCAGTCCGTTTACGCATGCGGCTCCTTTAGTGGACGAAGCTTTGACAAATTCAAAAAAGCAGATTTAACCCCGATTCCCGCCCGCAAAGTCAAAGCTCCTGCCATAAAAGAGTGCATCGCCCACCTTGAATGCACCGTCGATAGCCAAGTCACCACAGGCGACCACACCGTGTTTGTCGGCTTGGTGGAGGCAGCTTACGCTAATCCAGGTGTCTTCACTGAACGCTACAGCTTGGAAAATGCCAAAATGCTCTATCACGCAGGCGGAAACAACTTCGCGGTCTTAGACCCCAAAATGTACAAGCCCTAA
- a CDS encoding glutamate-5-semialdehyde dehydrogenase has product MSKTTILETCQRARAASYEVAKLSDTQKNAALCQMANALETNVEKILAANQLDVDAAKAKGMKAALLDRLALDQKKISNMAKELHEVSAQADPVGSIEKTWTRPNGLIIGQLRVPLGVVGVIYESRPNVTSDAAGICIKSGNAVILRGGSDAINSNIAIGQVLRDALKGTGVPADAIQVVDNPDRAAAEELMSMREFIDVLVPRGGASLIRTVVEKSRIPVIETGTGNCHIYVCEDADLERAVLIVINAKCQRPGVCNAAEKLLVDASIAETFLPKAISALHERGVEVRGDQETQRIVPTVKAATEQDWSTEFLDLIIGVKVVSGLDEAIAHINKYSSKHSESILTASFDKALKFIKEVDSAAVYWNSSTRFTDGNQFGLGAEIGISTQKLHARGPMSVQHLTTIKYFVLGRGHIRE; this is encoded by the coding sequence ATGAGCAAAACAACCATACTGGAAACCTGCCAGAGAGCCCGCGCAGCATCCTACGAGGTTGCAAAACTCTCTGACACCCAAAAAAACGCGGCTCTATGCCAAATGGCTAACGCGTTGGAGACAAATGTGGAAAAGATTTTGGCGGCAAACCAGCTGGATGTTGATGCGGCAAAAGCCAAAGGCATGAAAGCCGCCCTGCTAGACCGCTTAGCCCTTGACCAAAAGAAGATCAGCAACATGGCAAAAGAGCTTCATGAAGTCTCTGCACAAGCTGACCCTGTGGGCAGCATCGAAAAAACGTGGACCCGCCCCAACGGCTTAATCATCGGGCAACTCCGAGTCCCGTTAGGCGTGGTGGGCGTCATTTACGAATCCAGACCCAACGTGACCTCCGACGCTGCAGGCATATGCATCAAGTCAGGCAACGCCGTAATTTTACGCGGAGGCTCAGACGCCATTAACAGCAACATCGCCATCGGCCAAGTCCTTCGCGACGCCTTAAAGGGCACGGGGGTTCCCGCTGACGCGATTCAGGTGGTGGATAATCCTGACCGCGCCGCAGCAGAGGAACTCATGAGCATGCGAGAATTCATCGATGTGCTGGTGCCTCGGGGCGGGGCAAGTCTAATTCGGACAGTGGTTGAGAAATCACGGATTCCCGTCATCGAGACAGGCACGGGCAACTGCCACATTTACGTATGCGAAGACGCTGACCTTGAACGCGCAGTCCTCATAGTTATTAATGCGAAGTGCCAGCGTCCAGGTGTGTGCAACGCGGCTGAAAAGCTGCTGGTTGATGCTAGCATCGCGGAGACGTTTCTGCCAAAAGCCATTTCAGCACTGCACGAGAGAGGCGTAGAGGTTCGAGGCGACCAAGAAACTCAGCGCATTGTGCCCACGGTGAAAGCCGCAACTGAACAGGACTGGAGCACCGAATTTTTAGACCTCATCATCGGCGTAAAAGTCGTTTCAGGCTTAGATGAAGCAATCGCTCACATCAACAAGTACAGCAGCAAACACAGTGAATCCATCCTCACCGCCAGCTTTGACAAGGCACTGAAATTCATCAAGGAAGTGGATTCAGCAGCGGTTTACTGGAATTCTAGCACACGCTTCACCGACGGCAACCAGTTCGGTTTGGGCGCAGAAATCGGCATCAGCACCCAGAAGCTGCATGCACGGGGGCCCATGAGCGTGCAGCATTTGACGACCATTAAATACTTCGTTTTAGGTAGGGGTCACATAAGGGAATAA
- a CDS encoding sodium-translocating pyrophosphatase: MVLPLQNVFGITVLDSSAVFWIAPIAGFLAVFVSLYLMRRIGKMSSGGPKAVEVGEAIREGAYAFLKRQYKTIAIITAVLFVLLTVALGFNTAIAFLVGAVASLAAGYIAMDNATKANVRTVAAAKNGAEAALKTAFYGGATMGMAVVGLSLLGVSFLFLIYGGYHALFGPLPVSEAAELGRNAASGIVGMGFGASLIALFAQLGGGIYTKAADIGADLVGKVEAGIPEDDPRNPACIADNVGDNVGDSAGRGADLFESATGENIGGMVIGGLISMVTGNLIFLIFPLIARALGIFATLVGMPFVKLNEAEAKHPMKALRKGLMVTTIVSAVLFGIVSVFLLGSLYLYYCLLAGLAASVAIDYITDYYTGRDRTPVKKIAKASETGSATNIITGLAVGLETTALPIIALVIALLVSYFFGTQFAAQIGIDPFIGGVYGTTLATMGMLAVMGMVLALDGFGPIADNAAGIAEMSGEKGAEETMDALDAVGNTTKALTKGFALGSALLAAQLLFQTYAQEVDAQLGITLAVDISQPVVLIAAFIGAMLPFLFSSQAISAVGKAASEMVAEVRRQFKEKPGILQGTDKPDYGSAVDISTKSALKGMILPGVVVLVVPLVVGILLGPSAVGALVIGATLTAVPLALLMNTGGGAWDNAKKHIEAGNLGGKNSPAHQAAVVGDTVGDPLKDTAGPSLHVLIKLLSTLSIVFIPLFINLLHLI, translated from the coding sequence ATGGTCTTACCTCTCCAAAATGTCTTTGGAATAACCGTTCTTGATTCGTCAGCTGTCTTCTGGATTGCGCCCATCGCGGGTTTCTTGGCTGTTTTTGTTTCCCTTTATCTCATGCGCCGCATTGGCAAGATGAGTTCAGGTGGACCCAAAGCAGTCGAAGTCGGCGAAGCAATCCGCGAAGGTGCCTACGCATTTCTAAAACGGCAATACAAAACCATCGCTATCATAACCGCTGTTCTTTTCGTTTTGCTGACAGTTGCGCTGGGCTTTAACACTGCAATCGCGTTCTTGGTGGGTGCAGTTGCTTCTTTAGCCGCAGGGTACATCGCAATGGACAACGCCACCAAGGCAAACGTCCGAACTGTTGCAGCAGCAAAAAACGGCGCTGAAGCTGCTCTAAAAACCGCCTTCTATGGTGGAGCCACCATGGGCATGGCTGTTGTGGGCTTGTCCCTTTTAGGTGTAAGCTTTTTGTTTTTGATTTACGGCGGATATCACGCTTTGTTTGGACCTCTACCCGTTTCTGAAGCTGCAGAATTAGGCAGAAACGCAGCCAGCGGAATCGTTGGCATGGGTTTTGGTGCCTCCCTGATTGCACTGTTTGCGCAGCTAGGAGGCGGCATCTACACCAAAGCTGCAGACATCGGCGCTGATCTCGTGGGCAAAGTCGAAGCAGGCATACCTGAAGATGACCCCCGCAATCCCGCATGCATTGCCGACAACGTCGGAGACAACGTAGGCGACTCCGCGGGTCGAGGAGCTGACTTGTTTGAGTCTGCAACAGGCGAAAACATTGGAGGCATGGTTATTGGTGGGTTAATTAGCATGGTTACGGGAAACTTGATTTTCCTGATATTCCCACTTATCGCTCGTGCGTTGGGCATTTTTGCTACACTGGTTGGTATGCCGTTTGTTAAGCTTAATGAAGCTGAAGCAAAGCACCCTATGAAGGCACTTCGAAAGGGGCTTATGGTGACAACCATTGTTTCGGCAGTGCTCTTTGGGATTGTTTCCGTCTTTCTGTTAGGCAGTCTGTATCTTTACTACTGTTTGCTTGCTGGGTTAGCTGCAAGCGTAGCCATTGATTACATAACTGACTACTACACAGGAAGAGACCGAACCCCAGTCAAAAAAATCGCCAAAGCCAGCGAAACCGGAAGCGCCACGAACATAATCACAGGTTTAGCCGTCGGCTTAGAAACAACCGCCTTGCCCATAATCGCGTTGGTTATTGCGCTTCTTGTCTCATACTTCTTTGGAACCCAATTTGCCGCCCAAATCGGCATTGACCCCTTCATCGGCGGTGTCTACGGCACCACCCTTGCAACAATGGGTATGCTGGCAGTCATGGGTATGGTTCTCGCCTTAGACGGTTTTGGTCCAATCGCAGACAACGCAGCTGGCATCGCCGAAATGTCCGGCGAAAAAGGCGCCGAAGAAACAATGGACGCCCTTGACGCAGTGGGCAACACCACCAAGGCATTAACCAAAGGCTTCGCGTTGGGTTCTGCGTTGCTGGCGGCTCAGCTGCTGTTCCAAACGTACGCGCAGGAAGTTGACGCCCAACTAGGCATAACCTTAGCCGTGGACATCTCCCAGCCAGTAGTGCTCATCGCTGCCTTCATCGGAGCCATGCTGCCCTTCCTGTTCTCATCCCAAGCCATCAGCGCTGTAGGCAAAGCAGCCTCAGAAATGGTCGCCGAAGTTCGCCGCCAATTCAAAGAAAAACCAGGCATCCTGCAAGGCACCGATAAACCCGACTACGGAAGCGCAGTGGACATCAGCACAAAATCCGCCCTCAAAGGCATGATTCTTCCGGGCGTTGTGGTTCTGGTGGTTCCCCTGGTTGTGGGTATCCTCCTGGGGCCCTCAGCCGTAGGAGCACTAGTGATTGGCGCCACACTAACCGCGGTTCCCTTAGCCTTGCTGATGAACACAGGCGGAGGCGCTTGGGACAACGCCAAGAAACACATCGAAGCAGGCAACTTAGGCGGCAAAAACAGCCCAGCGCACCAAGCGGCAGTTGTCGGCGACACCGTGGGTGACCCCCTCAAGGACACCGCTGGACCCAGCTTGCACGTGCTAATCAAGCTGCTGAGCACGCTCTCCATCGTGTTCATCCCGCTGTTCATCAACCTGCTCCACCTGATATAG
- the proB gene encoding glutamate 5-kinase, translating into MSSRLVVVKVGTSGLTTADGALDEQEMQQLARQVKAAVLGGDKIIFVTSGAVAAGKEELGTSGKPKDIVFQQAAAATGQGVLMAKYRKIFGEQALKVAQVLLTAEDLSNRASYVHICDVLGMLLKMGVVPVINENDVTSVEELTPVNEGYKVNFSDNDILSALVANAVGADLLIILSDVEGLYTCDPKNPNAVVIRSVENITLTMKNSLEGKSKTGRGGIQSKVRAAEIATTCGIPVVIANSRRENVLGDILAGKEVGTYFKPHEPMPAIKRWIAYGAAVKGQIHVNKGAKDAILEGSSLLPVGITKVVGHFKACDVVSLIDEEGKEFAKGNPNYTSGELNLIRGLRVTEVHQKLGADCPNEVIEHRNIHLIEAEK; encoded by the coding sequence ATGTCTTCAAGATTAGTTGTGGTTAAAGTCGGAACAAGTGGTCTAACAACCGCCGATGGAGCACTTGACGAGCAGGAAATGCAGCAGTTAGCCCGCCAAGTTAAAGCTGCCGTTTTAGGCGGAGACAAAATCATTTTTGTCACCTCAGGTGCAGTGGCTGCGGGAAAAGAGGAACTGGGCACCTCGGGGAAACCCAAGGATATCGTGTTTCAGCAAGCCGCGGCAGCGACAGGGCAAGGCGTTTTGATGGCGAAGTACCGTAAAATTTTCGGCGAACAAGCCTTGAAAGTTGCGCAGGTTCTGCTCACCGCTGAGGACTTGTCCAACAGAGCTTCATACGTGCACATATGTGACGTGCTGGGGATGTTGCTTAAGATGGGGGTTGTTCCCGTAATTAACGAAAATGACGTGACCAGCGTGGAGGAACTCACGCCTGTTAACGAAGGCTACAAAGTCAACTTCAGCGACAATGATATCCTCTCAGCGTTAGTTGCCAACGCAGTAGGAGCCGACCTGCTGATTATTCTCTCAGATGTTGAAGGCTTGTACACCTGTGACCCCAAAAACCCCAACGCCGTGGTTATCCGTTCTGTGGAAAACATTACTTTGACCATGAAGAATTCGCTTGAGGGCAAAAGTAAAACTGGGCGGGGAGGCATCCAAAGCAAAGTGAGAGCAGCAGAAATTGCCACCACATGCGGCATCCCTGTTGTAATTGCCAACAGCCGACGAGAAAACGTCCTTGGGGACATATTGGCTGGCAAAGAGGTGGGTACCTATTTTAAGCCTCATGAGCCGATGCCTGCCATTAAGCGTTGGATTGCGTATGGCGCCGCGGTTAAGGGGCAAATTCACGTGAACAAGGGCGCTAAAGACGCCATTTTGGAGGGCTCCAGCCTGCTCCCCGTGGGGATTACAAAAGTTGTGGGGCACTTTAAAGCCTGTGATGTTGTGAGCCTCATTGACGAGGAGGGCAAAGAGTTTGCCAAAGGCAACCCCAACTACACCAGTGGAGAGTTAAACCTAATTAGAGGGTTACGCGTTACTGAAGTACACCAGAAACTCGGTGCTGATTGCCCCAACGAGGTCATTGAGCATCGAAACATCCACCTTATTGAGGCAGAAAAATGA
- a CDS encoding DUF1512 family protein — translation MINPLAQSPIFTNQFGIGSGDPVLTILSLLSYLFIFVFIFYGQRIQMYVMIREVENSLFKLKLMKEEGRKTAVETIKEIGKPTTDPSSKVDRYLDYFTISPQNMDPAGIVNKLDHILDVRDQRMKDEVKLMAPASDEVQVYNLENTLEAAMALNFIYKVVRHYYLQGKKTLSLYTIMQLQMILPMVMKEAEAYASALKAFAYGQPIGDGAGPLIAARIMHGQEVHKIPKDCVYAEVPFENRTALVMKAEGPGGNVGKPGEAVQYLLEEYKGKVTAVVMIDAGLKLEGEALGEIAEGIGAAIGGPGVDQFKIEEAVVEQKIPLYAVIIKEDIGDAVSMMRKEISDAADKAIERIREVIKERTQEGDHVVIVGVGNTIGVGQ, via the coding sequence ATGATTAACCCGCTGGCTCAGTCACCAATCTTTACTAACCAATTCGGCATCGGTTCAGGCGATCCTGTCCTAACAATATTGAGTTTACTCTCTTACCTTTTCATCTTCGTCTTCATCTTCTACGGCCAACGAATCCAAATGTACGTCATGATTCGGGAAGTAGAAAACTCCCTCTTCAAGCTGAAGCTGATGAAGGAAGAAGGACGCAAAACCGCTGTGGAAACCATCAAAGAAATCGGAAAACCCACCACTGACCCATCCAGCAAGGTTGACCGATACTTAGACTACTTCACCATATCCCCACAAAACATGGACCCCGCAGGCATAGTCAACAAACTGGACCACATCCTTGACGTCCGAGACCAACGTATGAAAGACGAAGTAAAACTGATGGCTCCCGCCAGCGACGAAGTTCAAGTTTACAACTTAGAAAACACCTTGGAAGCAGCAATGGCGCTTAACTTTATCTACAAAGTCGTACGCCACTACTATCTACAAGGCAAGAAAACGCTCAGCCTATACACCATCATGCAGCTACAGATGATTCTGCCCATGGTAATGAAAGAAGCAGAAGCCTACGCAAGCGCGCTAAAGGCCTTCGCTTACGGTCAACCCATCGGAGACGGAGCAGGTCCCCTCATCGCCGCCCGAATTATGCACGGTCAAGAAGTCCACAAAATCCCCAAAGACTGCGTATACGCCGAGGTGCCCTTTGAAAACCGCACTGCCTTAGTGATGAAGGCTGAAGGCCCAGGCGGAAACGTGGGTAAACCTGGCGAGGCAGTACAGTACCTATTGGAGGAATACAAGGGCAAAGTCACGGCGGTCGTAATGATTGACGCAGGCTTGAAACTAGAAGGCGAGGCTCTTGGTGAAATTGCGGAAGGAATCGGCGCAGCAATCGGCGGACCCGGTGTAGACCAGTTCAAGATTGAAGAAGCTGTCGTCGAACAAAAGATTCCGCTGTACGCTGTCATCATAAAAGAGGACATCGGCGACGCGGTTTCGATGATGCGTAAAGAAATCTCCGATGCAGCCGACAAAGCCATTGAACGAATCCGAGAGGTCATTAAAGAAAGAACGCAAGAAGGCGACCATGTGGTAATAGTCGGTGTAGGCAACACAATTGGAGTAGGACAATAG
- the map gene encoding type II methionyl aminopeptidase, producing the protein MPLYDEEALEKFRLSGKILREAREETRGFVQENMPIIEVCEKAEGLIRQKGAQPAFPCNVSINEVAAHYTSPPGDKNTIPERAVVKVDMGAHVDGYVTDTAFTVSFDPQYDVMVGVAQTALQTAIDTVRADVSPGKIGGAIETAITNRGFRPIQNLTGHSVGRYLIHAGTSIPNVHQMSLGKLKAGELYAIEPFVTVRDAVGTVEDSPQKTIFRLVKTKTKTKNPDAKTLVKYIEENCHTLPFTERWLQGVLPKNRYHEAFKELLTTKAVMGYPVFVEASRKKVAQAEHTLLVKEDGCAVLT; encoded by the coding sequence ATGCCCCTCTATGATGAAGAAGCGTTAGAAAAGTTCCGTTTATCCGGAAAAATTTTGCGGGAAGCACGCGAAGAAACCCGTGGTTTTGTTCAAGAAAACATGCCAATAATTGAGGTGTGCGAGAAAGCCGAAGGACTTATTCGGCAAAAGGGCGCTCAACCAGCATTTCCCTGCAATGTCTCCATTAATGAGGTTGCCGCCCACTACACTTCTCCGCCAGGCGACAAAAACACTATACCCGAACGCGCCGTGGTCAAAGTGGACATGGGCGCCCATGTAGACGGCTACGTCACGGATACAGCGTTTACGGTCAGCTTTGACCCCCAATATGACGTTATGGTTGGCGTCGCGCAAACCGCCCTGCAGACAGCAATTGATACTGTCCGCGCTGACGTGTCTCCAGGCAAAATCGGTGGAGCCATCGAAACCGCCATAACCAACCGAGGCTTCCGACCCATCCAGAACCTGACGGGTCACAGCGTAGGCAGGTACCTGATTCATGCAGGAACCAGCATACCCAACGTTCACCAAATGTCACTGGGCAAACTCAAGGCAGGCGAACTCTACGCCATTGAACCTTTCGTTACCGTGCGGGACGCTGTTGGCACCGTTGAAGATTCACCTCAAAAAACAATTTTTCGCTTAGTAAAAACTAAAACTAAGACTAAAAATCCTGACGCAAAAACGTTAGTCAAATACATCGAAGAAAACTGCCACACCTTACCCTTCACCGAAAGATGGCTCCAAGGCGTGTTACCCAAAAATCGTTATCACGAAGCATTCAAGGAGCTACTGACAACAAAAGCAGTTATGGGCTACCCAGTTTTTGTGGAAGCATCCCGCAAAAAGGTTGCCCAAGCAGAACATACGTTGTTGGTAAAAGAAGATGGGTGCGCCGTCCTAACTTAG
- a CDS encoding phosphoribosyltransferase: protein MSIRQGEVMAFFTNRTEAGQKLASALQGVADKDALVLAVPRGGVVVGYEVARALNLELDVIITKKIGAPGNPELAIGAVAEDGFALVDAALVSMVRAPKDYVEAETERQTAEIQRRLKSYRQNQPTPKIAGRQVILVDDGIATGSTLTAAIRSLKKRGAKTVTVAVPVGPPEVIRNLKQKADQVVCLFTPEPFYAIGEFYDDFDQTTDQEVIELLSLCRKQKAKVTN, encoded by the coding sequence ATGAGTATTCGCCAAGGTGAGGTTATGGCTTTTTTTACTAACCGAACGGAAGCGGGACAAAAACTTGCCTCCGCCCTCCAAGGTGTAGCGGACAAAGATGCGCTGGTGTTAGCCGTTCCCCGCGGAGGCGTCGTTGTTGGTTACGAAGTGGCTCGCGCCCTGAACCTTGAGTTGGATGTTATTATCACCAAAAAAATTGGGGCACCTGGGAATCCTGAACTTGCCATAGGCGCCGTCGCCGAAGACGGATTCGCTCTGGTTGATGCTGCGTTAGTCTCCATGGTGAGGGCACCTAAAGACTACGTTGAAGCGGAAACCGAACGGCAAACCGCCGAAATTCAACGTCGCCTCAAAAGCTACCGCCAAAACCAGCCTACTCCAAAAATTGCGGGCAGACAGGTGATTTTGGTTGATGACGGCATCGCCACGGGCTCAACTCTTACGGCTGCCATACGCTCGCTCAAAAAAAGGGGCGCCAAAACCGTAACCGTAGCCGTCCCAGTGGGTCCACCCGAAGTCATCCGCAACCTTAAACAAAAAGCTGACCAGGTAGTTTGCCTTTTTACGCCTGAACCATTCTACGCAATTGGAGAATTCTACGACGATTTTGACCAAACTACTGACCAAGAAGTCATCGAGCTGCTGAGTTTGTGCAGAAAACAAAAAGCGAAGGTGACAAATTGA
- a CDS encoding DedA family protein, which produces MAVIFVLVILYLAGVPLTSGTLKFLFEGILFLSQNVTATISAWSYTGVFILMLLEATSLPIPSEAILPFVGYLVLRGELHFLLSIATATLGGLVGSLIAYYIGLKAVHVLSNHGILGKVFVTQNQLNTASNWFNKYGAIVVFFGRLIPGLRTIVSFPAGAVKMPLLKFTVYTTVGSLLWNALLIYAGYWLGAQWQEITNLSQYGIVAVAAVLAGSIGAFLIWRHQRKKASPTTQHSG; this is translated from the coding sequence GTGGCTGTCATATTTGTTCTGGTTATTCTATATTTAGCTGGTGTACCCCTCACTTCAGGAACCCTGAAATTCCTCTTTGAAGGGATCCTGTTTCTCTCTCAGAATGTAACGGCGACTATCTCCGCTTGGAGCTATACGGGCGTGTTTATTTTGATGCTTTTAGAAGCCACCAGCTTACCCATACCCAGTGAGGCGATTTTGCCGTTTGTGGGGTACTTGGTTTTGCGTGGCGAACTACACTTTTTGTTATCAATTGCTACTGCAACATTGGGCGGCTTGGTGGGGTCGCTTATAGCCTACTACATCGGACTCAAAGCAGTCCATGTTCTCTCAAACCACGGCATTTTAGGCAAAGTCTTTGTTACACAAAACCAGTTAAACACCGCCAGCAACTGGTTTAACAAATACGGTGCCATCGTGGTTTTCTTTGGTCGGTTAATTCCGGGGTTGCGCACAATCGTTTCGTTCCCCGCAGGCGCGGTCAAAATGCCCTTGCTTAAATTCACGGTTTACACCACGGTGGGCAGTCTTCTGTGGAATGCGCTGCTAATTTACGCAGGGTATTGGTTGGGCGCTCAGTGGCAAGAAATCACCAATTTATCACAATACGGCATTGTTGCGGTTGCGGCGGTTTTGGCGGGGTCAATTGGGGCGTTCCTGATTTGGCGTCACCAAAGAAAAAAGGCTTCACCAACCACTCAACATAGCGGTTAA